GAGACCATCAATTTATGGATCTCTTATCTCCACAAATTATCCTCCTGACTCTGTCCATGGGCTCCCTAGCCGGATTTTTAGCAGGCTTGCTGGGAATCGGTGGTGGCGTTATTCTCGTTCCTCTCTTTCTCTGGCTCTTTCCTCTTGCCGGTTTTGATCCGGAAGTCATTGTTCATACAGCATTTGGAACCAGTCTTGCGATTATCCTGCCGACAGCGATTGGCAGCACTCTGGCACACCGGAAAAACGGGAATGTTGTTTGGCCAATGGTATGGTATTTAGCTTTGGGTGGGATTCTCGGTTCTTTTCTGGGATCATCTGCCGCATCGGTTATTCCCGGTGAAATGCTGAAGGTTTATTTTGGGCTGATGCAGATTCTTGTCAGCCTGAAGTTATTATTTTATAAAACCCATGTCCGCCTGGAAGATGAAGCGCCGGTCAAAAATTCTTCTCTGGTTCTGGTTGGTCTGATCGGTGGTTTTTTTTCCGCTTTCTTCGGTATCGGTGGAGGTGTTATTGCCGTCCCTCTGATGTTGATTTTTCTCCATCTGCCTATTCACAAGGCCGTTGGGAATTCCGCTGCCCTGATTGTTGTTTCTTCTTTCTCCGCAGTCATTTGCTATATATGGTATGGACTTCAACTTCCTCAGGGGACCCCTTTTTCATTCGGTTATGTTAATCTGCTGGTCGCGGCCCTTGTTGCACCGCTCTCAATATTTTCTGCCAGAGTCGGAGTTAAGTTTGCCAGTCGCACCAGCCAAACAAAGTTGGTTAAAATCTTTGCTGTATTGCTGATGTGTATTGGTATCAAAATTTTGCTCAAGTTGTGAAAACAGGAGGATTAAATGATACGTCAACCTGCCGTTGCCGGAAGTTTTTATCCTGCAAGTCCTGATGAATTATCTTCTCAACTCGATGATTTTATCCCTGCCGGGCAGGATCCAAGAAATGTTTCAGGGTTGATCGTTCCCCATGCCGGCTATATCTATTCCGGTAAGGTTGCCGGTGAGGTTTTTGCTTCTGCGAAAATCCCCAGAGAAGTTGTCCTTCTGGGTCCAAACCACCATGGGTTGGGTGATAATATCGCAGTCAGTGGTGTCGATGCCTGGTCAACCCCCTTGGGCCAAGTCCCAGTTGCCGTTTCTTTACGGAATCAGTTGGTCAACAGCATTCCTGAGCTGTCGGTTGATGATCGCGCCCATGAATATGAACATTCTCTTGAGGTGATGTTGCCATTTTTGTTGCAACGACAGCCGGAGCTCCGGATTGTTCCGATTTCTCTGGGACAGTTATCGCTTGCCGCATGTCTCAAACTGGGAACTGCGCTGGCGAAAGAGATAAAGAGCAGGCAAGAAGAAGTTCTCCTGCTTGCCAGCAGTGATATGAACCATTTCAGTGATGCTGAGAACAATGAAAAACTTGATTCCCTGGCAATCGATGCCATGACTGCGTATGATCCTCAACGTCTTTATCTGGTTGTCAGAGATAATCGAATAAGCATGTGTGGTGTGTTGCCGGCAGTCATTGTGATGCAGGCGGCCCACGAACTGGGTGCCAGAAAATGCCGGTTGATCCGCTACGCCCATTCGGGGCAGGTCAATGGAGACAATAGTCGCGTTGTTGGTTATGCTGGATTAACTTTAGAATGAAGCAGCTTTCTCCATAAGGAAGAAAGAACCATTTTTATATTGAAGGAGTTTTCATGTCAGATTTACGTGTCCGTTTTGCCCCCAGCCCTACAGGATATCTTCATATTGGTGGAGCCAGAACGGCCTTGTTTAATTATTTGCTCGCTAAAAAAGAGGCCGGATCTTTCATTTTAAGAATTGAAGATACTGATGTTGCCCGTTCAACGCAGGAATCTGTTGACGCCATATTAAATGCGATGGAATGGCTTGGTTTCTCTTGTGATGAAGGTCCTATTTATCAGTCTGACCGTTTTGAGTTGTATAAACAAAAAGTTCAACAGTTGCTTGATGAGGGGAAAGCTTACCGCTGTTATTGTACCCCCGAGGAGTTGGACGAAAAACGTGAAAAGGCCAAACGGGAAGGGCTGAAACCCAAGTATGATGGTACCTGTCGGCACCGCACGGATCACCCCGATGCTCCTTATGTCGTCAGGTTTATGCTTCCTGAAAATCGTGAAGAAACAGTTTTTGTTGACCAGATCAAAGGTTCAATAACTTTTCGCCATGAAGAGCTTGATGATCTGATTATTCAACGTACTGACGGCACTCCAACGTACAATTTTGTTGTTGTCGTCGATGATGCTGAGATGGGAATTAATCTGGTCATTCGTGGAGATGATCACATTAATAATACCCCCCGGCAAATTTTGCTGTATGAAGCCCTTGGCTATCCCGTACCGCAGTTTGCCCATGTTCCGATGATTCTGGGTGCAGATAAAAAACGCTTGTCCAAGCGTCATGGCGCGACTTCGGTTATGGCTTATCAGGAGATGGGTTACCTTCCTGAAGCCCTCGTCAACTATCTGGTCCGTTTGGGCTGGTCATTTGGGGATGAAGAGATTTTCAGCATGGAGGACTTGATTGAAAAGTTCAGTTTGAAAAATGTTGGACGTTCAGCAGGGGTTTTTAGCCCGGAAAAACTTCTCTGGCTTAACAGCCATTACATCAAAACAGGAGATCCTCATCGATTGGCTGAACTTTTGATCCCTTTTCTACAACAAAAAGAGATAGATCCTCTCAAAGGCCCGAACCTTGTCGATGTGGTAAAAAGCTTACAAGAGCGCTCAGGGACTTTGATTGAAATGGCTGCCGGTGCTGAATTTTATTATGCTGACCCTATTGTCTATCAGGAAAAAGCCAGGATAAAGTTTTTGAAACCGGAGCAGAAAGAAATATTTGACACGATTTACGATAAATTAAGTTGTTGCGAATTGTTTTCTGAGGAACAACTTGAGCACATTTTTGCTGAAATCATGGCAGCTGCCGATGTGAAATTCGGGAAAATTGCTCAACCATTACGGGTTGCCCTGACCGGTGGTGTTCCCAGCCCCGGCATTTATGAGATTCTTCAGGTGTTGGGGAAAGATGAGTCTTTGCAGAGGATTGATCAAGCTCGCAATGCTTTGAGCAGCTGAAACAACGGCTCGACAGTTTTCATCATGTCGAGCCGTTGTTTTTTACTATGATTGTTTTTTAATCCACTCATCTAGCCGTTCTGTGATATCTGAGGGCATATCTAAAAATTTGACCCCCATTCCCGGTTCAAAGGGGAGATGGGTTCCATGCGGCCTCTTCCAGACAACTTCACAGCGACAACGTGCGGTTCCTTTAAGGGGAGCCGGAAGTGGAAATTCCAGATCGATCTGTTCTCCTGCTTGAATTGGATTTGTTGTCGCAATAAACATCCCACTTTTGCTTATATTCTTGGTGTAACCAAAAAAAGCCGGACGATCGCTATTAATGTGTACCTTTTGAATAATCAGAGGTGAGCGTAAATTTTTTCTCGAATCAGCCTTAGGCCGATCTTGAGTCTCTTCCATAATTTCCCCACTTTTTTAATAACGTAAGGTATTCTATCTGGCTGGATAGTGCAACATTTGAGTTGACCTTTAAAGATTTAAATCTTGCTTTCTGCCGTTGTATTGACTTGTCACTGAGTTTGGTTAAACTCGAAACAGAGAGACAACTATAGCGAGATAGATTGTTGTCAGCTGAGGCAAAAAAACTCAACAGGTGATCCGCATTGAGGAAAATCGTTGTAAGATGTTGAGATCAATAGGTTATTTATCTGTTTCCAAGGGAATAAAAATGAGACATGCTTGTGTCCTTACCCTGATGGCTTTATTTTTTTTCTATGCAACTCAAACTTTAGCTGGTCAATATGATCGCAATGGTATCCGTGATCTGATTACTCTTGGACTGGAAGTGAATCTAGGGTTACAGCTGGAAAATTTAGATGTTGCCAAGGGGAAAGAAGCAATAGAACAGGAACGATCTGTTTTCGATAGTACTTTTTTTGCTGTTGCAGAATATAAACGTTCTGTCTTTCCTTATGATTCAACCATGTCTCTTTCTTCTGAAAGTCGGTCAGAAGACTTTTCCGGCCAGATGGGTCTGCGTAAGCAGTTCAAGACAGGGCTTATGTCCTCTGTCTCCCTTGACTCGCAATGGTTGTCTGATAATGAATCAAGCGAAAATCTTGACCCTCGTTACCGAACCGCGCTGGTTCTTGAGCTTAGTCAACCATTACTGCAGAACTTTGGTACGGCAGTTAATACAACGCTGCTCAATGTTTCTAAAAACAAGGAACGTCAGGCAGTTTTAAATTATTTATTATCGGCTCAAAATTTGATTCTACAGCTGGAGGTCGCAGCGAGACAGCTCGCAGAAAAGGCTGAAATTATAAAACTGCGCCAACAATCGCTCGCCTTATCCCATGAATTATATGCGGCCAATCAAAAACGTTTCAAAGCAGGGGTGATAGCAGTTACTGAGATTCAAGAAGCTGAAACTGAGGTTGCAGCGAGACAACTGGCCCTGTCTCTGGCGATTCAGGAGCAAGATCTGTTGAAGGAGGACATCAACAGGCAACTCAACCAGGATTTGCCTGAAGATTTTAATCCGGAAGACCTTGTTGATTTTGAGGAAGGCATTAAACCGTTAACCCTCCCTCTTTTAGAGGATCTTGTCGAAACGGCACAGAGGCAACGATTGGAACTCAAGATTAGTGATTTTTCAATTCAGAGTAGTTCCTTGCAGCAGGATTATTTACGCAATCAACTCAAGCCACAACTGGATTTGAATCTTCAATTTGGACTAAACGGGCTTTCAGGCGATAAACGAACATCAACGCCAAGGGGTGAATACTCTGGTCATTGGCTGGACTCATTTGTCGGTGCGAGTGAGGCCGATGGTTACCGTTGGCAGGCGGGATTTGAATTGACAATGCCTATCGGAAATCGTGCAGCGAAGTCACGGTACCGGCAAGCTAAACTACAGTTAAGACAGGATCGCTATCGTTATAAAGATCTTGAGTCCATCATCAGGAATGATTTACTGCAACAACAAATTAATATATCTCAGACAAGAAAGCAGTTGGAAATAACCGAACGGGTTGAAGCATTGGCAAAAAAATCTCTTGATCAGGAGCAACGGCGGTTACAGGAAGGACTGTCTGACACGTTCCGGATCATAATTTTCCAGCAGAGAATGGTTGAAGCCATGGTCGATCGCGTTAATGCTTTCACTCGATATCATCTGGCTCTTGCTCAAATGGATTTTGCTTTGGGTCATACCTTTAAACGGCATCATATTGTCTTGAGAAATAATACAGAGGAGTTGACCCTTGAAAACATCTAAAGGCCCTGTTCAAAGCTTTTTTTTTGCGTTTCTGATTTTCAGTTGTATTGCAGGTTGCAGCGGTCAGGAAAAAAGTCCTCCGGTGAAAGCCGGACCTGAGAAGGTTGTTTCTGTTGCTGTTGAAAAAATTGCTCTCAATAATCTTACCGACTTCTTTACATTGCCTGCAAATATTGAAGCCTGGCAAGATCTGACTTTATCTGCCGAAGTTGCGGGTTCAGTTGATAGGATTAATTTTGAAGAAGGCGATACCGTCGTATCTGGTGAGATTTTATTGGAGATCGATCCAGAAACAATCAAAAGCCAATTACTGAAAGCGCAAAATGACGTCAATCTTGTCCAGAGTAAATTTCAACGCTATCAACAGTTGATCAGTGACGGTTTAGTCAGTCAGCAAGAGTTGGATGATCTGGAAAATCGTTTGACCGCCTCTAAGTCAACCTTGCAAACAACGAAACTTCAACTTGAAAAAAGTTTCCCTCAAGCCCCTGTGAGCGGCACCATTGATAGAATCTTTGTTGATCCTGGTGAGTATGTTGATCCCGGAATGCCTCTTTTGCAGTTGGTTCAAGTGGAAAAGCTGAAGGTGATAGCAGATATCCCTGAAAAAGATGTTCAATTTCTGCATCTTGGCGATCGAGTTGAAATAATTTCAGCCGCAATAGCAGCGACCTCTTCAGATCCTGTATTTGGGATTATCGAACACATTGCTATCTCGGCCAATCCTGCGACGCGAACATATCGGACAAAAATCATCATCGATAATCCTTCTTCTGAATTGCGTCCCGGCATGATTGTCAGGGCAAAGTTTGTCAGGCAGGAGATGCGGCAGGTTATTTCTGTCCCTTTGTTTGCGATTATTGACCGGGATGATGAAAAATTTGTCTTTCTTCTTGAAAATGGCCGGGCTAAGAAAACAAATGTTGTCATCGGCAGTTCGATTGGACAGCGGATTGTTATTGAGGATGGTTTGGAGGTCAATCAATCTCTTATTGTTGCCGGACAGCAACTTTTGGTTGACGGAAGCATGGTTGCGGTTGGAGAGAATTAAACAATGCTGATATCAAACGCAGCAATAGATCGACGCAGTACTGTTTTTGCGTTGATGCTGATTATTCTTATTGTCGGGACCTATAGTTATCTTGTCTTGCCACGAGAATCATCTCCCGATATTACCGTACCCTATGTGCTGGTTGTTACTGCCTATGAAGGGGTGACTCCTGATGACATTGAAAGTTTGATCACTTATCCGATTGAACGCAAGTTGAAAGGGTTGAAAGACGTAGAAGAAATCACTTCAGTGAGTGCTGAAGGTTCTTCTATGATTACAATTGAGTTTGCCCCCGAGGTCAATATAGATAATGCTCTACAGTGGGTACGGGACAAGGTTGATCAGGCAAAGGGTGATTTACCCAATGATCTGGAAAATGACCCCTCCGTTCTGGAGATAAATCTGTCTGAATTCCCCATTCTTATGATTGCGATTTCCGGCGACGTTGATGAAGAAGTTCTGAAGGCGGTTGGCGAAAAACTGGAAGATCGGATTGAAGAAATATCCGGTGTTCTTGACGTGGTGTTGACCGGCGGTCGGGAACGACAAATACGGGTAGAATTCGACCCTGATCGGCTCTATGCTTATCGTATCTCTTTAAGCGAAATTGTCCGCGCCATTCGCCAGGAAAATGTCAATATTCCCGGAGGGAGTATTGACATCGGTCAGGGTAAGTATCTGTTACGTATTCCTGGAGAATTTTCCGATCCAGATGAAATAGATAATATCGTTTTGCTGGAGCGGGAGGGGCAGGTCATATATTTTAAAGATGTCGCCCGGATCGTTGATTCCTTTGAAGACCGTGTCAGTTATGCCCGTTTGAATGGCAGTCAAAGTGTTTCACTGGCCATTAAAAAAAGAACCGGGGCCAATATTATTGAAGTCGCTGATCGTGTTTTTGCTTTACTCAATTCTGCGGGAGAGCTTGTTCCTGAAGGAATTGACCTGTCGGTTACATTCAATCAGTCAAAAGATATCAGGAGGATGGTTTCCGAGCTCGAAAATAATATCATTACCGCGTTGATTCTGGTTGTTCTTGTTTTGTTCATGTTTCTTGGTTTCCGAAACTCGATTTTTGTCGCGATCGCCATTCCTTTTTCCATGCTTCTGTCTTTTTCGTTACTGCAAGTTCTGGGTATCACTCTCAATATGGTTGTTTTGTTCAGTTTGATTCTGGCACTCGGGATGCTCGTCGACAATGCCATTGTTATTGTTGAAAACATTTACCGCCATATGCAGGAAGGTTTTTCAGCAAGAGATGCGGCCAAAAAAGCTGCTTCAGAGGTTGGTTGGCCGGTTATAAGTTCGACTGCTACAACTCTTTGTGCCTTTTTTCCGATGACCTTCTGGCCGGGAATTATGGGTGAATTTATGCGGTTTTTACCTCTGACCCTTATTATCACCCTGACTGCGTCCTTGTTTGTTGCCTTGGTTATTAATCCGACCGTGTGTGGCCATTTCATGTCTTTGCCGAATAAGAATAAACGTCAGAACCGTAAACAGGCCCCGAGCAAAATCATCAAAGCTTACGAGCTTTCGCTGGTATATGCTTTGAAGCATCGACTCCTGGTTGTTCTGGCTTCTTTTTTTCTGCTGATTGGCATTGGAGCGACTTATGGGGTCCTGGGACACGGGATAGAGCTGTTTCCTGATATTGAGCCCAATAATGCTTTTGTCGAAATCAAAGCCCCAGAAGGTGCCAATCTCGCGGCGAGTAATGCTCTGTCCAAGCGAGTGGAGTCCGTTGTAGACGGGGAAACGGATATTCGTCACGTTGTTGCTGAAATTGGTGTTTCCGGAACAGATCGCGGCGGAGGTAGCCCGCAGTCAAATTTAACGAAAATATCCCTTGAATTTATTGACAGAACCGAGCGAAGTGAGGATTCACGGCATGTTCTTGACAGAATCAGGTCGGCTCTGCTTCCAATATCCGGCGCTGAGTTCAAGGTAGAAAAACAGGAAGAGGGCCCCCCGACAGGACCGCCGGTGAGTGTCGAAATCAGTGGAAACGAAATCGACATCCTCGATCGTTTAGTTGTGGATGCGCGACAAAGAATTAAAGATGTTCCCGGTCTGGTAGATCTTAAAGATGATTTTTCCAAAGCCAAGCCGGAAATAAGAATTGATGTTGATCGTGAAAAAGCAAGTTTGTTGAATTTATCCACGGCAGAAATTTCTGAAATGGTGAAGGCTGCAATCAGTGGTACCAAGTTAGGTGTCTATCGCGAAGGGGAAGATGAATACGACATTGTTGCACGGATGCCGGAGAACAGGCGTACTTCTGTCGCTGATATTAACAATCTCCTCATTCCTTCCGTTGACGGCTCCCCGGTTCCTTTATCAACGGTTGCTCGTGTTGAATTGGGGGTAGGATTTGGTTCAATCCGTCATATTGATCAAAAGCGGGTGGTGACGATATCGGCAGAGACATTTGGACGCAATAGTAATGAAGTTCTTCTCGAGGTTCAAAATCGTCTATCATCCATGTATTTGCCGGCTGGTTATCAGGTTAACTATTCAGGAGAACAGGAGGAACAGCAGAAGGCCTCTGCCTTTCTGTTGAAAGCCTTTATCGGCGCTATCCTATTGATTACTCTTGTGCTGATTACCCAGTTTAACTCGCTGCTGCAAACTCTCATTGTCATGACTTCCGTTCTGCTTTCTTTGACTGGTGTATTCCTTGGTCTGATGATCACCTCAACACCCTTCGGTATTATTATGACCGGGATTGGAGTTATTTCTCTCGCAGGAGTAGTTGTGAATAATGCCATTGTACTGATTGACTATATAAATCAATTGGTTGCCGAAGGGATGGAATTGAATACAGCGCTCATTCGGGCTGGAACGGTGCGTTTTCGACCCGTCATGCTTACGGCAGCAACGACAATTTTGGGACTGTTGCCAATGGCAATCGGGATCAGTTTTGATTTTAAGACATTTCATTGGATTATTGGCGGGGAATCAGCTGATTGGTGGGGGCCGATGGCCGTGGCGGTAATATTTGGCCTGGCTTTTGCGACGTTGTTGACTTTGGTCGTTGTTCCCGTTTTATATTCACTGGCAGAGTCTGCACGAGAGAAAGTCCGGCAGATAAAAGAGTCATCCCCGGATGCAATTTAAAGCCTCCTTTGTTTCGGTTGTTTTGCATTTGACAAGGACTGTTGCTTGGGGTAGAAGAAAGCGGAGAATCCTATATGGTATCGATTGCGTAATAGGTGAAATCGGTCCGTTGTTCCCTGCTTTATTTGCATTTTGCCTTTTCTCAAAGGCTCTCTCATTAACCCATAATGCATGAAAGGTAACTGGTATGTTTGAAAAGGTTCAAATTGCTCCACCAGACCCTATTCTAGGTCTCACTGAAACGTTCAAGGCGGATCAAAATCCGAATAAAATTAATTTATCCGTTGGTGTCTATCAGGATTCCAATGGCAAAACACCTGTTCTTGAGACCGTTAAAGAGGCTGAAAAACGTATTCTTGAGCAAGAGGACTCCAAAGGTTACCTGGCAATGACTGGTGAGCCTGTCTACTGTGCAATGGTACAGGAACTCCTGTTTGGTGAGGGTCATGAAATTATCAGCAGTAAGCGGGCAGCGACTGCCCAATGCCCTGGTGGCACTGGTGCTTTGCGCGTAGCCGGCGATTATCTGCATTTTGTTCATCCTGGAGCCACGATCTGGTTGAGTAATCCGACTTGGGCCAACCATAATACTATTTTTGGGGCAGCAGGTCTGAAGTGTGAAAAGTATGACTATCGTGATCCGGAAACCAATGGTCTTGATTTTGATGCAATGTGTGCGTCAATTAAAAAAATTCCGAAGGGAGATGTCATTCTTTTACATGGATGCTGTCATAATCCAACAGGAATTGACCCGACTCCGGAGCAGTGGGCTCAAATCGGAGACTTGCTTGCTGAACAAGATGTTCTCCCTCTGGTAGACTTCGCTTATCAAGGGCTGGCAAATGGTATTGAGGAAGATCGCAGTGGTCTGCTTGAACTTGTGAAAAAAGTTAAACAAATGCTGGTTTGTTCAAGCTTTTCCAAAAACTTTGGCCTCTACCGTGAAAGAACCGGGGCGCTGACAGTTATTGCCGATGATGCACAACAGGCAAATATAGTTATGAGCCAGGTGAAATTGCGTATTCGCTATAACTATTCAAATCCGCCATCTCATGGAGGTCAGATAGTTGCTGTTGTTCTAAGTGATAAAGAACTTAAAGCCAAGTGGTACGAAGAAGTTGCAGGAATTCGTAGCCGCATCAACGACATGCGCCACCTTTTTGTCAAGACACTGAAAGAAAAAGGGGTCCAGCAGGATTTTTCGTCTATTATTGAGCAACGCGGCATGTTCAGTTTTTCGGGGTTAACCAAGGATCAGGTTGACCGATTGCGTGATGAGTTCTCAATCTATATTGTCGGCTCAGGCCGGATCAATGTTGCCGGAATGACCCCTGCCAATATGGACAGGCTTTGCGAAGCTATTAAAGCTGTTCTCTAGTTTTGTTTTCCGTTTACTGCTAATCGACTCTGCCGAGAATACTACGACAGGGTCGATTTTTGCTTGACGGAATAAGCTAACTTTGTTAGAAAATCTTTCTCATTTATTGGGGCGTCGCCAAGCGGTAAGGCACCGGATTTTGATTCCGGCATTCCCAGGTTCGATCCCTGGCGCCCCAGCCATTTTAAGCTAAACAGATCTCTTAGGGGATCGAAGCGGAGCGAGCGCTGACTTAATGTCAGAAAAACGGACAGGATGTCCGTGTCAGCGAGAACAGGTGAGCCGACGCAGAAATCGACAGGATGTCGATGCCGAAGTGGGCGATCCCTGGCGCCCCAGCCACTGTATTTTAGTTGCCCTGAGGGGTAACACCAAAAAGGATGATGCTGATGCATTGTCCTTTTTTTATTTCTATTGCTCTTTGCCGATGTTAAATTGATTATAAGCACAAGGTTGGTTCTGTCCTTCAAGCAATCCTGGTACTCTGAGGATCAGAAATCAATCTCATAAGGAGGATCAATGGAGCCGATTCGTTTTGCTGATATTTTATTTATCCTGATTACGTTGGTGATTACATTTTCGATTTTATGGATGGTTAATAAAGGTAAAAATAAAACAAAAAAAACGGCAGACCCCAGCCAGCCCAAGAGTGATGAAACCATTGATGTAAATTGATTCAGGAGGTTTAATTACATGACTTGGGATTTTTCCTCTTTTCCCCGATTCAGCAGCAACTGCACTTCTTTATTGCGTCGTCATTTGTCAAAAGGGGTATTTGATAGCTTAAAAGATAAAAAAACGAGTAACGGCTTTACTCTCTTCCAGGCAATCAACTCCGGGGTTGTAAACCAGGACAGTGCTGTTGGCGTCTACGCCGGTGATGCAGAGTCTTTTGATCTTTTTTCTTCTTTGTTTAATCCGATTATTGCAGATTATCACGGTTTTTCCTCGAAAGACACCCATCGAAGTGATCTGGATCCTGGAAAACTGTCCATCTCAAATCCTGATCCTGAAGGTGCTTTTATTCTTTCAACTCGAATCAGGGTTGGGAGAAATCTTGCTGAAATGCCTTTAGGTCCTGCCATCAGCAAAGATCAGAGAAAGGACATTGAGACTCTTGTTGCAGACTCTTTACTGTGCTTGGAAGACGATCTGGCAGGAACCTACTATCCTCTGACGGGTATGGAAGAAAACATACAGCGGCAGCTCATAGCAGACCACTTTCTGTTTAAGGCCGGTGATCGTTTTCTGGATGCGGCAGGTTTAAATCGGGACTGGCCGGAAGCTCGTGGAATCTTTCACAATCAAGAAAAAACATTTCTCGTCTGGGTGAATGAAGAAGATCAGCTACGTATCATTTCAATGCAGCAGGGTGGTGATATTCAAGCCGTTTTTGAGCGTTTGATTGTAGCTGTTGAGAAGATCGAAGAAACCGTTCCTTTCCTGGTTGATCCTCGATTTGGTTACCTTACAAGTTGTCCTACCAATCTGGGAACGGCAATGCGTGCCAGCGTCCATATTCGCCTGCCTAAACTCGCTATGGACCGGTCAGCACTCAAAGCAATTACTGACAAGCATCACTTGCAGATACGCGGTATTCATGGGGAGCATTCAGAGAGTGAGAGTGGCATTTTTGATGTCAGCAACCGAAGACGTTTAGGGGTAACAGAGGTTGAATGCGTGCGGGATATGTATGCTGGGGTTGTGGCTCTTATTAATAAAGAGAAAGAATGAAAAAAAAGAGTCCGGCTGAAACAACAACCAGACTCTCTTCAGTTAAGTGAAAGTCAATTTCCGTTCCAGATCCATAGAATTCGAAACCCGCTTTGCTTCTCTCATAGAAATCAACCCTTTATTACAGAGTTGGATCAGGTGTTGATCCATTGACTGCATCTGGTACTGAGCCGTTCCTTTTTCAATATGGCTTTCAATATCGTTAAGATTTCCGTCGCGGATGCAAGCCTGAATTGTTGTTGTTGTGCGCATGACCTCGACAACGGGAAGGAGTTTCTCCCCATCTTTTGATTCTACCAGCCGAAGAGAAATTGTGGCGACTAAAATATCTGCCAGTCGTTGGCGGATGATCTTCTGCGAATCCGGTGGGAAGTTTCCCAGAATCCGATTGATCGTTGAAGCTGCATTCTGAGTGTGCAGGGTAGAAAAAACCAGGTGTCCAGTTTCTGAAGCTTTGATACAGGCATCAATTGTTTCTACGTCTCTCAACTCTCCAACCATGATGACATCAGGGTCCATACGTAAAGAAGCCTTCAGCGCAGAACCAAAATCTGCAGTGTCAATCCCGACTTCTCTTTGAATGACACAGCTCTTGACGGATGAAAATAGAAATTCAATGGGATCTTCAATGGTAATAATATTGTAGGCAAATTTTTCGTTGATATAGTTAATCATCGAAGCCAGTGTCGTTGATTTCCCATTTCCTGTCGGTCCGGTCACTAAAACCAGACCGTTGGGTGCCTTTACGATTTCACTGAGGACCGCCGGTAATTTCAGATCACTGAAACTCCCGATTTCAGGCGGGATAACGCGCATAACAATACCGATGTGACCTCGCTGCTTAAAAATACTGACACGGAACCGGCCACTGTTTGCTAATGAGTAGGAAGCGTCAAATTCCGTGAAATCATCCGGCAGTTCACGGTTATTGTTTTTCATGATTGTTGCGGCAATAAATTCAGTATCTTGAGGTGTCAGGCTGGCCAGTTTTGATCGCAACAGTTGTCCATGAGCTCTGAAAAAAGGGGGACTGTCTACTTCA
This window of the uncultured Desulfuromusa sp. genome carries:
- a CDS encoding sulfite exporter TauE/SafE family protein; translation: MDLLSPQIILLTLSMGSLAGFLAGLLGIGGGVILVPLFLWLFPLAGFDPEVIVHTAFGTSLAIILPTAIGSTLAHRKNGNVVWPMVWYLALGGILGSFLGSSAASVIPGEMLKVYFGLMQILVSLKLLFYKTHVRLEDEAPVKNSSLVLVGLIGGFFSAFFGIGGGVIAVPLMLIFLHLPIHKAVGNSAALIVVSSFSAVICYIWYGLQLPQGTPFSFGYVNLLVAALVAPLSIFSARVGVKFASRTSQTKLVKIFAVLLMCIGIKILLKL
- the amrB gene encoding AmmeMemoRadiSam system protein B, producing the protein MIRQPAVAGSFYPASPDELSSQLDDFIPAGQDPRNVSGLIVPHAGYIYSGKVAGEVFASAKIPREVVLLGPNHHGLGDNIAVSGVDAWSTPLGQVPVAVSLRNQLVNSIPELSVDDRAHEYEHSLEVMLPFLLQRQPELRIVPISLGQLSLAACLKLGTALAKEIKSRQEEVLLLASSDMNHFSDAENNEKLDSLAIDAMTAYDPQRLYLVVRDNRISMCGVLPAVIVMQAAHELGARKCRLIRYAHSGQVNGDNSRVVGYAGLTLE
- the gltX gene encoding glutamate--tRNA ligase gives rise to the protein MSDLRVRFAPSPTGYLHIGGARTALFNYLLAKKEAGSFILRIEDTDVARSTQESVDAILNAMEWLGFSCDEGPIYQSDRFELYKQKVQQLLDEGKAYRCYCTPEELDEKREKAKREGLKPKYDGTCRHRTDHPDAPYVVRFMLPENREETVFVDQIKGSITFRHEELDDLIIQRTDGTPTYNFVVVVDDAEMGINLVIRGDDHINNTPRQILLYEALGYPVPQFAHVPMILGADKKRLSKRHGATSVMAYQEMGYLPEALVNYLVRLGWSFGDEEIFSMEDLIEKFSLKNVGRSAGVFSPEKLLWLNSHYIKTGDPHRLAELLIPFLQQKEIDPLKGPNLVDVVKSLQERSGTLIEMAAGAEFYYADPIVYQEKARIKFLKPEQKEIFDTIYDKLSCCELFSEEQLEHIFAEIMAAADVKFGKIAQPLRVALTGGVPSPGIYEILQVLGKDESLQRIDQARNALSS
- a CDS encoding PilZ domain-containing protein, yielding MEETQDRPKADSRKNLRSPLIIQKVHINSDRPAFFGYTKNISKSGMFIATTNPIQAGEQIDLEFPLPAPLKGTARCRCEVVWKRPHGTHLPFEPGMGVKFLDMPSDITERLDEWIKKQS
- a CDS encoding TolC family protein; the protein is MRHACVLTLMALFFFYATQTLAGQYDRNGIRDLITLGLEVNLGLQLENLDVAKGKEAIEQERSVFDSTFFAVAEYKRSVFPYDSTMSLSSESRSEDFSGQMGLRKQFKTGLMSSVSLDSQWLSDNESSENLDPRYRTALVLELSQPLLQNFGTAVNTTLLNVSKNKERQAVLNYLLSAQNLILQLEVAARQLAEKAEIIKLRQQSLALSHELYAANQKRFKAGVIAVTEIQEAETEVAARQLALSLAIQEQDLLKEDINRQLNQDLPEDFNPEDLVDFEEGIKPLTLPLLEDLVETAQRQRLELKISDFSIQSSSLQQDYLRNQLKPQLDLNLQFGLNGLSGDKRTSTPRGEYSGHWLDSFVGASEADGYRWQAGFELTMPIGNRAAKSRYRQAKLQLRQDRYRYKDLESIIRNDLLQQQINISQTRKQLEITERVEALAKKSLDQEQRRLQEGLSDTFRIIIFQQRMVEAMVDRVNAFTRYHLALAQMDFALGHTFKRHHIVLRNNTEELTLENI
- a CDS encoding efflux RND transporter periplasmic adaptor subunit: MKTSKGPVQSFFFAFLIFSCIAGCSGQEKSPPVKAGPEKVVSVAVEKIALNNLTDFFTLPANIEAWQDLTLSAEVAGSVDRINFEEGDTVVSGEILLEIDPETIKSQLLKAQNDVNLVQSKFQRYQQLISDGLVSQQELDDLENRLTASKSTLQTTKLQLEKSFPQAPVSGTIDRIFVDPGEYVDPGMPLLQLVQVEKLKVIADIPEKDVQFLHLGDRVEIISAAIAATSSDPVFGIIEHIAISANPATRTYRTKIIIDNPSSELRPGMIVRAKFVRQEMRQVISVPLFAIIDRDDEKFVFLLENGRAKKTNVVIGSSIGQRIVIEDGLEVNQSLIVAGQQLLVDGSMVAVGEN